The following coding sequences are from one Seonamhaeicola sp. ML3 window:
- a CDS encoding NAD(P)H-binding protein yields MNSHNYLVIGGTGKTGRKVVNNLKELGLNVSIGSRNSTPKFDWQDTSTWAEALEDIDRVYITFQPDLAVPGALQAIEHLTKLAKAKGVSKLALLSGKGETEAEACEQVVINSGIDYTIIRASWFNQNFSESFFLDPILSGHVYLPSPEAKVPYVDTSDIADVVTEALLHDEHNGQIYEITGPRLLTFEEVIQEIAKATKRDIQFTPVSLEDYIGFLKQENVPDDYVWLIEYLFSNVLVNPNNSTVKHDVEQVLKRKAKDFSEYVTETAKTGVWDVN; encoded by the coding sequence ATGAATTCACACAATTATTTAGTTATCGGTGGTACCGGTAAAACAGGACGTAAAGTCGTTAACAACCTTAAAGAACTTGGACTAAACGTATCCATTGGTTCCAGAAACTCCACGCCAAAATTCGATTGGCAAGACACCAGTACTTGGGCAGAAGCCCTCGAAGATATAGATCGTGTTTATATTACTTTTCAACCCGATTTGGCTGTTCCTGGCGCTTTACAGGCCATAGAACACCTAACAAAACTAGCTAAGGCTAAAGGCGTTAGTAAATTGGCATTGCTTTCAGGTAAAGGTGAAACCGAGGCCGAAGCTTGTGAACAGGTGGTTATAAACTCTGGTATAGATTACACTATTATCAGAGCCAGTTGGTTTAATCAAAACTTTAGCGAGAGTTTCTTTTTAGATCCTATCTTAAGTGGCCATGTGTATTTACCTAGCCCAGAAGCCAAAGTGCCTTATGTGGACACTTCTGATATTGCCGATGTGGTTACAGAAGCGCTTTTACACGACGAGCATAATGGACAAATCTATGAGATTACCGGTCCTAGGCTACTAACTTTTGAAGAGGTCATTCAAGAGATTGCAAAAGCTACAAAAAGAGATATACAATTCACGCCGGTTTCTTTAGAAGACTATATTGGCTTTTTAAAACAGGAAAACGTACCCGATGATTATGTATGGCTTATTGAATATTTATTTTCTAATGTTCTTGTCAATCCTAACAATAGCACTGTTAAGCATGATGTAGAGCAAGTATTAAAAAGAAAAGCCAAAGATTTTTCGGAATACGTAACCGAAACTGCAAAAACTGGGGTTTGGGATGTTAATTAA
- a CDS encoding DUF1772 domain-containing protein yields MYSSVNLIILVVCTFLTGLTAGLCFTWANAITPGIGNLNDLEYLKAFQQMNRVIINPTFLLVFMGPSVLHVYNAFFLKSGSNSIFWIVSVAAVLYIIGLTLVTIFGNVPLNEMLDKTHLESISKEDLTILRLKFENKWNSFHFIRTLSSCISFALLLFSIILYSKNLN; encoded by the coding sequence ATGTATTCATCAGTTAATCTAATAATCCTTGTGGTTTGTACTTTTTTGACAGGCCTTACTGCTGGCCTTTGTTTTACTTGGGCAAACGCTATCACCCCGGGTATTGGCAACTTAAATGACCTTGAATACCTAAAAGCCTTTCAACAAATGAACAGAGTCATTATTAACCCCACTTTTTTATTGGTGTTTATGGGACCTTCCGTATTGCATGTTTACAACGCATTTTTTCTAAAAAGTGGCTCTAATTCCATTTTTTGGATAGTCTCAGTTGCAGCCGTACTCTACATTATTGGTCTTACACTAGTTACCATATTCGGAAATGTTCCTTTAAACGAGATGTTAGACAAAACCCATTTAGAATCTATCTCTAAAGAAGACTTGACCATTCTGAGGTTAAAATTTGAAAATAAATGGAACAGCTTCCATTTCATAAGAACCTTGAGTTCTTGTATCTCTTTTGCTTTGCTGCTATTCAGCATAATATTATACAGTAAAAATCTTAATTAA
- a CDS encoding AraC family transcriptional regulator has product MTRDHIDINDFTILVETCTSTEPMVDSCSFEEPSIGVAFYGSGNVEVSVDYADKQAPYSHTKGLVLSFYADENVKFTHKVTANRPLQCIVVVTALKNLEKLPNGEGEIFANFLNELVNPSDAYVEGPRFFMPPEMSNIVQQVFKNKYHGKTKMMFFRSQMTVLLSHFFGHIASSENEKLKAKEQDKLQLVKKILLENIDNPPSLSELSRQIGLNTYALKKDFKNLFGVPVFKYLQNQRLEVANNLIRNEKATVQEAAWHVGYDSLSSFSNAFVKKFGYRPSQIK; this is encoded by the coding sequence TTGACCAGAGACCACATCGATATAAACGATTTTACCATCTTGGTAGAAACCTGTACTTCAACCGAACCCATGGTGGACTCATGTTCCTTCGAGGAACCCTCTATAGGTGTGGCTTTTTATGGATCAGGAAATGTTGAAGTATCTGTGGACTATGCAGACAAACAAGCACCCTACAGCCATACAAAAGGGCTCGTACTATCATTCTATGCAGACGAAAACGTAAAATTCACACATAAAGTTACCGCAAACCGACCTTTACAATGTATTGTGGTAGTTACCGCGCTTAAAAACTTGGAAAAACTCCCAAATGGTGAAGGCGAAATATTTGCTAACTTTTTAAATGAATTAGTTAACCCTAGCGATGCCTATGTTGAAGGTCCTAGGTTTTTCATGCCGCCAGAAATGAGCAATATTGTCCAACAGGTTTTTAAAAACAAATACCATGGCAAAACCAAAATGATGTTTTTTAGAAGCCAAATGACCGTATTACTTTCTCATTTTTTTGGTCATATCGCATCTTCAGAAAACGAAAAACTAAAAGCCAAAGAACAAGACAAACTCCAATTGGTAAAGAAAATCCTTTTGGAAAATATCGACAACCCACCTTCACTATCCGAACTCTCTAGACAAATAGGGCTCAATACCTACGCCTTAAAAAAAGACTTTAAAAACCTATTTGGTGTACCCGTATTTAAATATCTACAGAACCAAAGGTTAGAAGTTGCAAATAATTTAATACGAAACGAAAAGGCAACCGTACAAGAAGCGGCATGGCATGTGGGCTACGACAGCCTAAGCTCTTTTTCAAATGCTTTTGTCAAAAAGTTTGGCTACAGACCCAGTCAAATAAAGTAA
- the leuB gene encoding 3-isopropylmalate dehydrogenase gives MKLNIAVLPGDGIGPEVTAQAVKVLKAIAMEFNHVFTFETALVGASAMDKTGEPLPKETISICENADAILFGAIGDTKYDNDPSATVRPEQGLLGLRKTFDLYTNIRPVIAYEDLLNKSSLKIKQIKGTNILIYRELASGIYFGEKHFDNDEASDICTYRRSEIERITHLAFKAAQGRKRKLTLVDKANVLASSKLWRTVVNEIAKDYPDITYDCMYIDNAAMELIINPRQFDVILTENMFGDILSEEASVIVGSIGLLASASIGDKHAMFEPIHGAYTKAKNKGIANPIASILSAAMLLDHFGLYDEAALIREGVDKSLKLHITTPDLNTKYDNISTSKVGDFIEDFINNPDETNLNFTNIHLGQSTII, from the coding sequence ATGAAACTAAATATAGCTGTTTTACCGGGTGACGGTATAGGACCAGAGGTTACCGCGCAGGCCGTCAAGGTTTTGAAGGCCATTGCTATGGAGTTTAACCATGTCTTTACTTTCGAAACAGCTTTAGTAGGCGCCAGTGCTATGGATAAAACTGGTGAGCCCTTACCAAAAGAAACCATTAGCATTTGCGAAAACGCAGATGCTATTTTGTTTGGCGCTATAGGTGATACCAAATACGATAACGACCCCTCGGCAACTGTTCGTCCAGAACAAGGACTTTTAGGACTTAGAAAAACCTTTGACCTTTATACCAATATTAGACCCGTAATTGCTTATGAAGATTTACTAAATAAGTCCTCACTTAAAATCAAGCAGATTAAGGGTACTAATATTTTAATTTATAGAGAACTGGCCAGCGGTATTTATTTTGGTGAAAAGCATTTTGATAATGATGAAGCTTCAGATATTTGCACCTATCGCCGTTCTGAAATAGAACGTATTACCCATTTAGCTTTTAAAGCCGCACAAGGCAGAAAGCGTAAGTTAACACTTGTAGATAAAGCTAATGTTTTGGCTAGTTCCAAACTTTGGCGCACTGTTGTTAATGAAATAGCCAAAGACTATCCCGATATTACTTACGATTGTATGTACATCGATAATGCTGCCATGGAACTTATTATTAATCCGCGTCAATTCGATGTGATTTTAACCGAAAATATGTTTGGTGACATCCTATCTGAAGAGGCCAGTGTTATAGTTGGATCAATTGGTTTGTTAGCTTCGGCATCTATTGGCGACAAACATGCTATGTTCGAGCCAATACATGGCGCTTATACAAAAGCTAAGAATAAAGGTATTGCCAATCCCATTGCCTCTATTTTAAGTGCTGCAATGTTATTAGACCATTTTGGTTTATATGACGAGGCTGCTTTGATAAGAGAAGGTGTAGACAAATCGTTAAAGCTACACATTACCACGCCAGACTTGAACACAAAATATGATAATATTAGCACTAGTAAGGTTGGTGATTTTATCGAGGATTTTATAAATAACCCAGACGAGACGAATTTAAATTTTACAAATATACATTTAGGACAGTCTACCATCATTTAA
- a CDS encoding 2-isopropylmalate synthase, with protein MSDNKVQIFDTTLRDGEQVPGCKLNTEQKLVIAEQLDLLGVDIIEAGFPVSSPGDFKSVEEIAKIVKNATVCGLTRSVENDIKVAAEALKYAKTPRIHTGIGTSDSHIKFKFKSTQEDIIERAVRAVSYAKSFVEDVEFYAEDAGRTDNEYLARVCEAVIKAGATVLNIPDTTGYCLPSEYGAKIKYLKENVKGIDKAILSCHCHNDLGLATANSIEGVINGARQIECTINGIGERAGNTALEEVVMVLRQHPYLNLDTGINSEMLYGISQLVSDSMGIYTQPNKAIVGANAFAHSSGIHQDGVIKNRETYEIIDPKDVGVTESAIVLTARSGRAALAYRAKNVGYELTKLQLDEVYSKFLEFADKKKEIDDNDIHRIIESSSVYNEISSS; from the coding sequence ATGTCTGATAACAAGGTACAAATTTTCGATACAACCCTACGTGATGGAGAGCAAGTTCCTGGCTGTAAACTAAATACCGAACAGAAATTAGTTATAGCTGAACAGCTGGACCTATTGGGTGTAGATATTATTGAAGCAGGCTTTCCCGTCTCCAGCCCGGGAGACTTTAAATCTGTTGAAGAAATTGCCAAAATAGTAAAAAACGCAACCGTTTGTGGTTTAACACGCTCGGTTGAAAATGACATAAAAGTTGCTGCCGAGGCATTAAAATACGCCAAAACCCCAAGAATACATACAGGTATTGGAACATCTGATTCCCATATAAAATTCAAATTTAAATCCACACAAGAAGATATTATAGAACGTGCCGTTAGAGCCGTAAGCTACGCGAAATCTTTTGTTGAAGATGTTGAATTTTATGCCGAAGATGCTGGTAGAACCGACAATGAATATTTAGCTAGAGTTTGTGAAGCTGTTATTAAAGCCGGAGCAACTGTACTAAACATTCCAGACACTACCGGTTATTGCTTACCAAGCGAATATGGTGCAAAAATTAAATACTTAAAAGAAAACGTGAAAGGTATAGACAAGGCTATTTTATCTTGTCATTGCCATAACGATTTAGGGTTAGCCACAGCCAACTCAATTGAAGGGGTTATAAATGGTGCTCGCCAAATAGAATGTACCATAAACGGTATAGGCGAACGTGCTGGAAATACCGCTCTAGAAGAAGTGGTTATGGTATTAAGACAACACCCTTACTTAAACCTAGATACTGGTATTAATTCTGAAATGCTTTACGGTATCAGTCAGTTGGTATCAGACAGTATGGGGATTTACACGCAACCCAACAAGGCTATAGTTGGTGCTAACGCATTTGCTCACAGTTCTGGAATTCATCAAGATGGTGTTATCAAGAATCGTGAGACCTATGAGATCATAGACCCTAAGGATGTTGGTGTAACGGAATCTGCCATTGTTTTAACAGCAAGAAGTGGTAGAGCTGCATTAGCTTATAGAGCAAAAAATGTGGGTTACGAGTTAACAAAACTTCAGTTAGACGAAGTATATTCTAAGTTTTTAGAATTTGCAGATAAGAAAAAAGAGATTGACGATAATGACATTCATCGAATAATTGAGTCAAGCTCCGTGTATAATGAAATCTCTTCATCTTAA
- a CDS encoding AbiJ-NTD4 domain-containing protein has translation MKGRKFSERIGKSEIKTEIQLDYIDDDLRNSLWNVVIQYINEPLRDTGYLSNSKYKRFIQSLWFNHFKETLDKIPSVTTLIRKEIRSRFFSWNYLELYDFIDFIVRANNLPFKIERFANDCNYVLKRELSGYRFVNLELAPITDEVQIAGIEDAINQSTNNGFVGVNLHLTNALNKLSDRQNPDYRNSIKESISAVESICQQITGDNKAELGKAIKKIKKTLPIHGALEQGFIKLYGYTSDGDGIRHAMMEEDNLDQEDALYMLVSCSSFASYLMVKWNKLNK, from the coding sequence ATGAAAGGAAGGAAATTCTCAGAAAGAATTGGAAAATCAGAAATTAAAACTGAAATACAATTAGACTATATAGATGATGATTTAAGAAATAGCTTATGGAATGTTGTAATTCAATATATAAATGAACCTTTAAGAGATACAGGTTACTTAAGCAACTCTAAATACAAAAGATTCATACAATCGCTTTGGTTTAATCATTTTAAAGAAACATTGGATAAAATACCGTCAGTTACTACACTTATCAGAAAAGAAATTAGGAGTAGATTTTTCAGTTGGAATTATTTAGAATTATATGATTTTATAGACTTTATTGTAAGAGCAAATAATTTGCCATTTAAAATAGAACGATTTGCCAATGACTGTAACTATGTTTTAAAACGTGAATTATCGGGTTACAGATTTGTTAATTTGGAACTTGCACCGATTACGGATGAAGTCCAAATTGCAGGTATAGAAGATGCAATTAACCAGTCCACTAATAATGGCTTTGTGGGCGTTAATCTTCATTTAACTAACGCACTAAATAAGCTATCAGATAGACAAAATCCTGATTATAGAAACTCGATTAAGGAAAGTATTTCAGCGGTTGAATCTATATGTCAACAAATAACAGGAGACAACAAAGCTGAATTAGGAAAGGCAATAAAAAAAATAAAAAAAACACTACCAATTCACGGTGCACTTGAACAAGGGTTCATCAAACTTTATGGATATACAAGTGATGGTGATGGAATTCGTCACGCTATGATGGAAGAGGATAATTTAGACCAGGAAGATGCTCTATATATGTTAGTGTCTTGTAGCTCATTTGCAAGTTACTTGATGGTAAAATGGAACAAATTAAATAAATAA
- a CDS encoding O-acetylhomoserine aminocarboxypropyltransferase/cysteine synthase family protein, with amino-acid sequence MSNQKLATNALHAGHDVSATGGTRAVPIYQTTSYVFNDSEHAANLFSLQELGFIYTRLNNPTNQILQERLAAVEGGIGAVVFASGTAAISTGLLTLLKAGDHIVASSSLYGGTYNLLNVTLPRLGITTTFVDASNPDNFAEAVQDNTRAFFVESLGNPKLDVLDLEAISEHSKAAGVPFIVDNTVATPALLNPIKHGANIVIHSLTKYIGGQGTSLGGAIIDAGTFDWANGKFPEFTEPSAGYHGLKYHETLGAASYTFKLILEGLRDFGGAISPTNAFNIIQGLETLPVRIKQHSENALELAKWLEAQDEVAWVNYPGLESSKYNALAKKYLPSGQSGIVTFGAKGGFEAAKTIADKTKIFSLLANIGDTKSLIIHPSSTTHQQLSEAEQASAGVTPDLIRLSVGIEDLEDLKADLEAAFSEI; translated from the coding sequence ATGAGCAATCAAAAATTAGCAACCAACGCTTTACATGCTGGACACGACGTAAGTGCAACCGGAGGAACCAGAGCTGTACCAATTTATCAAACAACATCGTATGTGTTTAATGATTCTGAACATGCAGCAAACCTATTTTCATTACAAGAATTAGGGTTTATTTACACAAGATTAAATAACCCTACAAACCAAATACTACAAGAGCGTTTGGCAGCAGTAGAAGGAGGAATAGGGGCTGTTGTGTTTGCTTCTGGTACCGCTGCAATTTCTACAGGTCTGTTAACGCTTTTAAAAGCGGGAGACCATATTGTAGCTTCGAGTAGTCTGTATGGCGGAACCTATAATTTATTAAATGTAACCCTGCCCAGATTAGGAATTACAACAACATTTGTAGATGCTTCTAATCCAGATAATTTTGCAGAAGCGGTTCAAGACAATACTAGAGCCTTTTTTGTGGAATCTTTGGGGAATCCAAAATTAGATGTTCTAGATTTAGAAGCTATCTCAGAGCATTCCAAAGCGGCCGGTGTTCCTTTTATAGTAGATAATACGGTGGCTACGCCAGCCTTATTGAACCCGATTAAACATGGTGCCAATATTGTAATTCATTCTTTGACTAAGTATATTGGTGGACAAGGGACTTCTCTTGGAGGTGCGATAATCGATGCCGGAACTTTTGATTGGGCCAATGGAAAATTCCCGGAGTTTACAGAGCCTTCCGCAGGATACCATGGATTAAAATATCACGAAACCCTTGGGGCAGCTTCATACACTTTCAAACTTATACTCGAAGGATTGCGCGATTTTGGTGGGGCTATCAGTCCAACCAATGCATTCAATATAATTCAAGGTTTAGAGACTTTGCCAGTTAGAATTAAGCAACATAGCGAAAATGCGTTAGAGTTGGCCAAATGGTTAGAAGCTCAAGATGAAGTGGCTTGGGTAAATTACCCAGGATTAGAGAGTAGTAAGTACAATGCGCTTGCTAAAAAATATTTACCAAGCGGACAAAGTGGTATCGTTACTTTTGGTGCAAAAGGTGGTTTTGAAGCGGCTAAAACTATCGCCGATAAGACCAAGATTTTCTCACTTCTAGCAAACATTGGAGATACAAAATCACTAATTATTCATCCTTCTAGTACAACACACCAACAGTTAAGTGAAGCGGAGCAAGCTTCTGCAGGAGTTACTCCAGATTTAATTAGATTGTCTGTAGGTATTGAGGATTTAGAAGATTTAAAAGCCGATTTAGAAGCTGCTTTTTCAGAAATATAA
- the thrA gene encoding bifunctional aspartate kinase/homoserine dehydrogenase I codes for MKNSLQHIIIKDYTTISGVINPEIKLSYQVFGQPLGTAPIVLVNHALTGNSDVAGETGWWKDLIGKDKVIDTKLYTVLAFNIPGNGFDGFVIDNYKDFIARDVAKIFLKGLEHLNSGKLYATIGGSLGGGIAWEMAVEKPDFTEHLVVVATDWKSTDWLIANCQIQEQFLLNSKNPVHDARMHAMLCYRTPESFKERFQRSKNEDLEIFNVESWLLHHGKKLQERFQLSAYKLMNQLLKTIDVTKDRAANFNVLENIEAKIHIVGVDSDLFFTAEENRETHKQLALTHPNVTYSEINSVHGHDAFLMEYSQLEEIVEGIFVPNSKRRRMKILKFGGKSLANGKGLETVLSIIENKVEEGERISVVVSARGTSTDDLEAILNKAIAGEEYVSDLENLKAYQSQPSQNIDFSEEFSALDKLFEGVSLLRDYSKKTKDNILAQGELLSVKLITSLLVERGIKANATDARRLIKTNESFGNAQPISKLSKENVKDYFKKNNNVVNVVTGFIASNLKNETTTLGRNGSNYTAALLANYLDAEELQNYTHVSGIYTADPSLVPDAEQIRELSFSEANELANFGTSVLHAKTIIPLVEKNINLRILNTFNPDDKGTLITAKPSAKEVTSLSVLDNVALLNLEGRGLLGKIGVDARIFGALSSYGISVSIVSQGSSERGVGLIIDADQATQAVIALEREFESDFYSQDVNKIDVVDDVAVISIVGIELSSFHKPFNALIKNQITPLLFNNTVTGKNVSLVVKKKELHKALNVIHGEVFGVSKKINIAIFGHGGVGGALINQILKSKDDIEKRKGINLNVFAIANSKKLILDKNGVSSEWQNTIASSSHKSSIDDVITYAKNHHLENLIAVDNTASNVFYNNYVPLIEAGFDLVSSNKIANTISHTFYTELRAHLEEHNKQYLYETTVGAGLPLIDTIKLLHESGENITRIRGVFSGTLSYLFNNFSVQDKPFSAIVRETIDKGFTEPDPREDFSGNDVARKLLILARELDLQNEFEDVDVLNLIPEAYQNISVSEFLNQLEVLDEQYQKIKEDQEPGHVLRYVGDLSGDLSQDKGNLEVKLVSIPEDSTLGHVKGSDAIFEIFTESYGEQPIVIQGAGAGAEVTARGVFGDILRLSKHIN; via the coding sequence TTGAAAAATTCGTTACAACATATAATTATTAAAGATTATACCACCATAAGTGGTGTGATTAACCCAGAAATTAAATTGAGTTATCAGGTGTTTGGACAACCTTTAGGTACAGCACCCATTGTTTTGGTTAATCATGCTTTAACTGGAAACAGCGATGTTGCTGGGGAAACAGGTTGGTGGAAAGATTTAATTGGTAAGGATAAAGTTATCGATACTAAGCTTTATACGGTGCTAGCCTTTAATATTCCTGGTAACGGATTTGATGGATTTGTAATCGATAATTATAAAGATTTTATAGCTCGTGATGTTGCTAAAATCTTTTTAAAAGGATTAGAGCATTTAAACTCTGGAAAGTTGTATGCGACCATTGGAGGGTCTTTAGGTGGAGGAATCGCTTGGGAAATGGCTGTAGAAAAACCAGATTTCACAGAGCATTTGGTAGTTGTTGCAACCGACTGGAAATCTACCGATTGGTTGATTGCCAATTGCCAAATACAAGAGCAGTTTCTTTTAAATTCTAAAAATCCGGTGCACGATGCAAGAATGCATGCTATGTTGTGTTACAGAACACCAGAATCTTTTAAGGAGCGTTTTCAACGCAGTAAAAACGAAGACTTAGAAATTTTTAATGTAGAGAGTTGGCTGTTACACCATGGTAAGAAGTTACAGGAGCGTTTTCAGTTATCTGCTTATAAACTAATGAATCAATTGCTAAAAACAATTGATGTTACCAAAGACAGGGCGGCCAATTTTAATGTATTAGAGAATATTGAAGCTAAAATACATATCGTTGGGGTAGATTCCGATTTGTTTTTTACAGCTGAAGAGAATAGGGAAACGCATAAACAATTGGCTTTAACGCATCCCAACGTAACCTACAGTGAAATCAATTCGGTGCATGGTCATGATGCATTTTTAATGGAGTATAGCCAGCTGGAAGAAATTGTTGAAGGTATTTTTGTGCCCAATTCAAAACGAAGAAGAATGAAAATCTTAAAGTTTGGTGGCAAATCTTTAGCCAATGGCAAAGGATTGGAAACGGTACTCTCCATTATAGAAAATAAGGTTGAAGAAGGCGAACGCATAAGTGTTGTGGTGTCTGCAAGAGGGACTTCTACAGACGATTTAGAGGCTATTTTAAATAAAGCCATAGCTGGTGAGGAGTATGTGTCTGATTTAGAAAATTTAAAGGCTTATCAGTCGCAACCTTCCCAAAATATAGATTTTTCAGAGGAGTTTTCAGCTTTAGATAAACTCTTTGAAGGTGTTAGTTTGTTAAGAGATTATAGCAAGAAAACTAAAGATAATATCCTTGCACAGGGGGAGTTGTTGTCTGTTAAATTAATCACAAGTCTACTCGTTGAAAGAGGAATTAAAGCAAATGCTACAGACGCAAGGCGCTTGATAAAAACCAATGAATCTTTCGGTAATGCACAACCAATTTCAAAGTTGTCTAAGGAAAATGTCAAGGATTATTTCAAGAAGAATAACAATGTTGTTAATGTCGTAACGGGCTTTATTGCTTCAAACCTAAAAAATGAAACTACGACTTTAGGTCGCAATGGCAGCAATTATACAGCAGCACTTTTGGCCAATTATTTAGATGCAGAAGAATTACAGAATTACACCCACGTTAGTGGTATTTATACTGCAGACCCAAGTTTGGTTCCCGATGCCGAGCAGATTAGGGAATTATCCTTTAGTGAGGCCAATGAGTTGGCTAACTTCGGAACTTCGGTATTACACGCCAAAACGATTATTCCTCTTGTTGAGAAGAATATAAACTTACGTATTTTAAATACGTTTAACCCAGATGACAAAGGGACTTTAATTACCGCAAAGCCAAGTGCCAAAGAGGTGACTTCTTTGTCTGTTTTGGATAATGTAGCTCTATTGAATTTAGAAGGTAGAGGTCTACTAGGTAAAATTGGTGTAGATGCTAGGATTTTTGGAGCTTTAAGCAGTTACGGTATTAGTGTGAGTATTGTATCGCAAGGCTCCTCAGAACGAGGCGTTGGTCTAATCATAGATGCCGATCAAGCTACCCAGGCTGTTATTGCTCTGGAACGTGAGTTTGAAAGTGATTTCTATTCTCAAGATGTCAATAAAATTGATGTCGTAGACGATGTTGCCGTAATATCGATTGTGGGAATAGAGTTGAGTTCGTTTCATAAGCCGTTCAATGCACTTATAAAAAACCAAATCACGCCTTTGCTTTTCAATAATACCGTCACAGGTAAGAATGTGAGTTTGGTTGTTAAAAAGAAAGAACTCCATAAAGCTTTGAATGTTATTCACGGTGAAGTTTTTGGTGTTTCTAAAAAGATAAATATTGCCATTTTTGGACATGGTGGCGTTGGAGGTGCTTTAATTAATCAGATTTTAAAATCCAAAGACGATATTGAAAAGCGAAAAGGCATTAACTTAAACGTCTTTGCTATCGCGAATTCCAAGAAATTAATTTTAGATAAGAACGGCGTGAGCAGTGAATGGCAAAATACTATTGCTTCAAGTTCTCACAAAAGTTCTATTGATGATGTGATTACTTATGCCAAAAACCATCATTTAGAAAATTTAATTGCAGTAGATAATACGGCTAGCAATGTGTTTTATAATAATTATGTGCCTTTAATAGAAGCTGGTTTCGACTTGGTGTCTTCTAATAAAATAGCGAATACTATTTCGCATACATTTTATACTGAATTAAGGGCGCATCTCGAAGAGCATAATAAGCAATATCTTTATGAAACAACAGTTGGTGCTGGTTTGCCTTTAATAGATACTATTAAATTACTTCATGAGTCTGGAGAGAATATCACCCGAATAAGAGGAGTGTTCTCGGGGACATTGAGTTACCTGTTTAATAATTTTTCAGTTCAAGATAAACCGTTTAGCGCCATTGTTCGAGAGACCATAGATAAGGGGTTTACAGAACCGGATCCAAGAGAAGATTTTTCAGGGAATGATGTGGCTAGAAAACTATTGATTTTGGCTCGTGAACTAGATTTGCAAAATGAATTTGAGGATGTAGATGTTTTAAATTTAATTCCCGAGGCGTATCAAAATATTTCGGTTAGTGAGTTCTTAAATCAATTAGAGGTTTTAGACGAACAGTACCAAAAAATAAAAGAAGACCAAGAACCTGGCCATGTGTTACGTTATGTAGGGGATTTATCGGGAGATTTATCTCAGGACAAGGGGAATTTAGAAGTTAAGCTAGTATCCATACCAGAAGATAGCACTTTAGGTCATGTAAAAGGCAGTGATGCTATTTTCGAAATATTTACCGAGAGTTATGGAGAGCAACCTATAGTGATTCAAGGCGCTGGTGCAGGAGCAGAGGTGACAGCGCGTGGCGTTTTTGGAGATATATTAAGGTTATCTAAGCATATCAATTGA